The Candidatus Hydrogenedentota bacterium nucleotide sequence GCGCAGAAAAGTGCCAAAACATCGCGACCATTCATCGTAGTTTTCTCCCTGTTGGACATATTCATGTGTTGGACGGGATATTAGAACATGCTGTCCCCAGGAAAGCGAAAATTCTCGAAGGAGAAGTGACACAGAATTTGTTTCGCCGGGTATATACAGGGTGGAACGAGACGGTGGCTGTTATGCGCCGCGGCAAGTTCAAGACCTTTGCGGCGTTGGAACTTCAGGGAAGTTGTCAACCCTCCACCAGCCTCAATCGTTACTTAAATAGCAGCGGTCGCCGCTCCCTGGCGGCGACTCCTCCCACAGTTGAATGAATGCTTCAGGATGACACAACACTGTTTCCTATTGAAGCGGTTTCTGGTGCGAAGGCGAAACACGAAAAACCTCAAGCCAGTCCCGGCAACCTCAATTGAGACATGGTGATCGCGTGAAACCTTTCGAATACCCCAGGGTATTAAGGGAATAACAGCAGATAAACGCGGCGTTTCCTTGAAAGCAAAGGACTTAGCAAAAGCCCGTCCATATTGGCACAGTGATTGCATATAGATTGGCAGAAGCGAAAAAAATTTAATGAATACAGGGACGAAAACATCGTCCAGTATGCATGTAACAATTGAATAGACAGAACGCACTTTAAAGAGGTTCCCAATGCGTCGAATGTCTCCCCAATGTGCCGGCTCCCCGATTGCCCCACACCAACCGGCACAACAGCGGTTCTCTCCCATAATAAATCCGCTACATTCGGCGTTGGTCTCCCCCGGGTCACTCCTCCCTCCCCATTACCCGGGGGAGACCCTCTCCTCTTTTCTGTAAACGGACAGACCTTCCTTCCCTGTCCAATATACCCAGCCCCGGCGCACCGTTCCCATGCGCCGGGGCTTCTCCTTTGCCGGGGTCGATGGACAAAGGCCGACAGGCTGCGATATGCCGAAAGGGGAGCACTTACGGCCGGGGGAATCTCTACTTGAGTTCGGGGCTGGCGCCTTCGGTTTTACCGGGGGGTATATAGGCGCCGCCGGAAACGATAAGCTTCATGGCGTCTTCCACGCTCATATCGACCTCGATAACTTCGTCTGGTCGTAAATAGAGCAGGAAACCCGAAGTGGGGTTGGGGGTGGTGGGTACGAAGATCGCCAGGTACGCCTGGCCGGCGGCGTCCTGGATGGCGCCCTGTTCCGCGGAGGTGACGAAGCCCACACCCAGGACACCCTTTCTCGGGTATTCGAGCAATACGACTTTTTGAAACACCGCGCCCTGACGATTCACGAAGACGTCCCGAATCTGTTGTACGGCGAGGTAGACCCGGCTGATGAGGGGTATCTTGCCGACGAGCAATTCGGCCAGGGCGATAATTTTGCGGCCGATGAGGTAGCGGGTGAGAAAGCCGGTGCAAAGGAACAGCAGCACGGCGAGGAGGAAACCGGTGCCCAGGGACGCGATGGGCGAGTCGAGGCGAAAATGCTCCAGGAACCCCAGGCGGGGTACCCGTGCGCCGAGCTGGTTCACGTAGGTTTCCACGTGGTCCATGGAAAACTTGATGGTCTGGGCTATTTTCGACACGAAGA carries:
- a CDS encoding DUF502 domain-containing protein is translated as MRRLSEHSSFTSFMRAYFRQMQRYVTTGIMVWVPLFITMWVSWLFVSKIAQTIKFSMDHVETYVNQLGARVPRLGFLEHFRLDSPIASLGTGFLLAVLLFLCTGFLTRYLIGRKIIALAELLVGKIPLISRVYLAVQQIRDVFVNRQGAVFQKVVLLEYPRKGVLGVGFVTSAEQGAIQDAAGQAYLAIFVPTTPNPTSGFLLYLRPDEVIEVDMSVEDAMKLIVSGGAYIPPGKTEGASPELK